In Thermotoga sp. KOL6, the DNA window CAGAGATGCGTAAGAGCGGTATGGTATTACCCGATCGAAAAGAGCCCAAAAGAAAAGGATTTTCTGATCGACGAATGGAGCATAAGACAACGGATCATAAAAGTAACAAGCCACTGGAGATTTTTCTCTAATGTCTTCTAATTTTTGAAAGGATGCTACCACTTCGAAAGAGTCTTTTCTGTTTCTAATACAATCTTTCTCGGATCTGCAACCGAATTCGTTACTCTTTTCTTTGTACAACATCCTCAATTTCTCTGTGTAAGGTGAGTACCAGTTTATCCATCTCCAGTCTCCTCCGGAGCAACATACAATACCCTTTTCGATACGCTTTTCTCTCGCGAGCGAAAGGATCGTGATCATTCCTCCAAAACTGAATCCCATCATAGCTATGGGTCCGCCGTTATCTTTCCTCACAACATCAACCAAATCCAACACATCTTGGACAGCTTCATCGAATCTCTTCACACAGTAAAATGGTGAAGGATGATAAAAGGGTTCTCCACCATTCCAACCTGTTGGAGCACGTTTTTCATGGTATGGAAGAACAAGGAACCACGTCTTTATGTTGTATCTCTTGAATCTTTCGCCAAACCACAAAAGATACGGAATGTTTCCATTCCCAATCCCGTGAACGAAGATCAGGTTATGTTCAACCTTCTCTGGTTCGAAAACATAAACGCGCACGACTTTACTCTCTTTTACAACGGGTTCGTAAGAACTCTCAAATGTTATCAGTTTCAATTCGGACACCTCCGATTAATATTTTAAACGTGATAGAATCTAAAGAGAGGTGAGAGGATGATAGACTTCAAAATGACGAAAGAAGGGCTCATTCTTCTAATCAAAGATTATCAAAATCTTGAAGAACTGCTGAATGAGATTTCAGCACGTGTCACTCAAATGGGAAACTTTTTCGCCAAAGGAGATAGAATCTCCCTCATGATAGAAAACCACGCCAAACACTCCCAAGACATTCCGAGGATCGTGTCTCATCTCAGAAGGCTCGGTTTGGAAGTTTCTCAAATACTCATCGGAACTGCTTTGGGAGGAAAAGAAGAGAAACTGAAAGTGGAATCCAAAACGACTGTGGAAAGTGCTGGAAAAGTGATCAAAAAGAACATTCGTTCAGGGCAAACAGTTGTCCATTCTGGTGACGTGATAGTTTTTGGCAACGTGAACAAAGGTGCAGAAATTTTGGCGGGTGGATCCGTCGTTGTGTTCGGGAAGGCTCAGGGGACTATACGAGCCGGTTTGAACGAAGGAGAACAAGCAGTTGTGGCTGCTCTCGATCTTCAACCTTCTCTCATCCAGATCGCAGGT includes these proteins:
- the minC gene encoding septum site-determining protein MinC; the encoded protein is MIDFKMTKEGLILLIKDYQNLEELLNEISARVTQMGNFFAKGDRISLMIENHAKHSQDIPRIVSHLRRLGLEVSQILIGTALGGKEEKLKVESKTTVESAGKVIKKNIRSGQTVVHSGDVIVFGNVNKGAEILAGGSVVVFGKAQGTIRAGLNEGEQAVVAALDLQPSLIQIAGFITHSKGEENIPSVAHVKGNRIVIEPFDKVNFERGE
- a CDS encoding alpha/beta fold hydrolase, whose translation is MSELKLITFESSYEPVVKESKVVRVYVFEPEKVEHNLIFVHGIGNGNIPYLLWFGERFKRYNIKTWFLVLPYHEKRAPTGWNGGEPFYHPSPFYCVKRFDEAVQDVLDLVDVVRKDNGGPIAMMGFSFGGMITILSLAREKRIEKGIVCCSGGDWRWINWYSPYTEKLRMLYKEKSNEFGCRSEKDCIRNRKDSFEVVASFQKLEDIREKSPVACYFYDPLSYAPFVDQKILFFWALFDRVIPYRSYASLHKHLKNKKTVFLPTGHKGSYFFRRYIVRRVVRFLKYDK